Proteins from one Arthrobacter sp. DNA4 genomic window:
- a CDS encoding carbohydrate ABC transporter permease, whose amino-acid sequence MSNAVSTAPRATARIKESRQTEQRKAALAWLTLPALFFFLVFAVIPLAGVLILSFTSWDGIGAIGAAGLDNWFSVLADPGLYNALGLTFLIMIVSWLVQTPISLLLGVFTAGSQRYRAALAVLYFLPLLLSSAAVAIAFKALLDPNFGLATGLGLPFLAQDWLGVPHLALGLVIFVIAWQFVPFHTLIYQGGVRQIPKSLYEAAQIDGAGTIKQFFHITLPQLKYTIITSSTLMVVGSLTYFDLIFVLTGGGPGNSTRILALDMYLRGFRANLMGPASVIAVILVIIGLALALFLQRLGGKDKQGSQLEGL is encoded by the coding sequence ATGAGTAACGCCGTCTCCACCGCCCCGCGGGCCACTGCCAGGATCAAGGAATCCAGGCAGACCGAACAGCGCAAGGCCGCCCTGGCCTGGCTGACACTGCCTGCCCTGTTCTTCTTCCTGGTGTTCGCCGTCATCCCGTTGGCCGGCGTGCTCATCCTCAGCTTCACCAGCTGGGACGGGATCGGTGCCATCGGGGCGGCGGGGCTGGACAACTGGTTCTCCGTGCTGGCAGACCCGGGGCTGTACAACGCCCTGGGCCTGACCTTCCTGATCATGATCGTCTCGTGGCTGGTCCAGACCCCCATCAGCCTCCTGCTGGGGGTCTTCACGGCAGGAAGCCAGCGGTACCGTGCCGCCCTGGCAGTGCTGTACTTCCTGCCCCTGCTGCTGTCCTCGGCCGCCGTCGCCATCGCCTTCAAGGCCCTGCTGGACCCGAACTTCGGCCTGGCAACCGGCCTGGGCCTGCCCTTCCTGGCGCAGGACTGGCTGGGGGTTCCGCACCTTGCCCTGGGCCTGGTTATCTTCGTCATCGCCTGGCAGTTCGTGCCGTTCCACACGCTCATCTACCAGGGCGGCGTGCGGCAGATCCCCAAGTCGCTGTATGAAGCGGCCCAGATTGACGGCGCCGGAACCATCAAGCAGTTCTTCCACATCACCCTGCCCCAGTTGAAGTACACCATCATCACCTCCTCCACGCTGATGGTGGTGGGCTCGCTGACGTACTTCGACCTGATCTTCGTCCTCACCGGCGGCGGACCCGGAAACTCCACCCGGATCCTGGCCCTGGACATGTACCTCAGGGGCTTCCGGGCCAACCTCATGGGCCCTGCCAGCGTCATCGCCGTCATTCTCGTCATCATCGGCCTTGCACTTGCCTTGTTCCTCCAGCGCCTTGGAGGCAAGGA
- a CDS encoding extracellular solute-binding protein, whose amino-acid sequence MKQPQTSRRSFLALAALTPFAVAATTACGTSGPGASSGGGGASMWYLSGEPNQTTMQKAVDAFNSANSADKINVTYFQNDAYKTKIKTAIGANQAPTIIYGWGGGGLKTYAEANQVEDLTSWFEQNPDVKNKFFPSSFGAATINGKIYALPNQYVAPIVLFYNKDLFQKAGVQPPKTWEDIMSLVKTFNDMGVAPFSLGGQSRWTSMMWLEYLLDRIGGPEVFKAIFEGKPNAWMDPAVIETGTKVQELVSADGFIKGFSSITADSQADQALLFSGKAAMMLHGSWTYGAMKKAGQNFVQNGKLGFVPFPTIAGGKGDPKNGVGNPAAYMSISSKASDKEKESAKKFFKDGILTETVIDAYINSGSVPIVNGIEDKLNTSEDKEFLNFVYDMAKNAPNFQQSWDQALSPTAAEALLNNIDQLFLKSITPQQFAENMNGTLGK is encoded by the coding sequence ATGAAGCAACCCCAGACGTCCCGGCGCTCTTTCCTCGCCCTCGCTGCCCTTACTCCCTTTGCCGTTGCCGCAACCACTGCCTGCGGAACGTCAGGTCCGGGCGCCTCGAGCGGCGGTGGAGGCGCCAGCATGTGGTATCTGTCCGGTGAGCCGAACCAGACCACCATGCAGAAGGCGGTGGATGCATTCAATTCGGCCAACTCCGCTGACAAGATCAACGTCACCTACTTCCAGAACGACGCCTACAAGACCAAGATCAAGACCGCCATCGGCGCCAACCAGGCGCCAACCATCATCTACGGCTGGGGCGGCGGTGGCCTGAAGACCTACGCAGAGGCCAACCAGGTCGAGGACCTGACCAGCTGGTTTGAGCAGAACCCGGACGTGAAGAACAAGTTCTTCCCGTCCTCCTTCGGTGCCGCCACGATCAATGGCAAGATCTACGCCCTGCCCAACCAGTACGTGGCCCCGATTGTCCTGTTCTATAACAAGGACCTGTTCCAGAAGGCAGGCGTCCAGCCGCCCAAGACGTGGGAAGACATCATGTCCCTGGTCAAGACCTTCAACGACATGGGCGTGGCTCCCTTCTCCCTGGGCGGCCAGTCGCGCTGGACCTCGATGATGTGGCTTGAGTACCTGCTGGACCGCATTGGCGGCCCGGAAGTCTTCAAGGCGATCTTCGAAGGCAAGCCCAATGCCTGGATGGACCCGGCGGTGATCGAGACCGGCACCAAGGTCCAGGAGCTGGTCTCCGCCGACGGCTTCATCAAGGGCTTCTCCTCCATTACCGCTGACTCGCAGGCAGACCAGGCACTGCTGTTTTCCGGCAAGGCCGCCATGATGCTGCACGGTTCCTGGACCTACGGTGCCATGAAGAAGGCCGGCCAGAACTTCGTCCAGAACGGCAAACTGGGCTTCGTCCCCTTCCCCACCATTGCCGGCGGGAAGGGCGATCCGAAGAACGGCGTGGGAAACCCCGCGGCCTACATGTCCATCTCCTCCAAGGCCAGCGACAAGGAAAAGGAATCCGCCAAGAAGTTCTTCAAGGACGGCATCCTGACCGAGACCGTGATCGACGCCTACATCAACTCCGGCTCGGTGCCCATCGTCAACGGCATCGAAGACAAGCTGAATACGTCCGAGGACAAAGAGTTCCTTAACTTTGTCTACGACATGGCCAAGAACGCCCCGAACTTCCAGCAGTCCTGGGACCAGGCGCTGAGCCCCACCGCCGCCGAAGCCCTGCTGAACAACATCGACCAGCTCTTCCTGAAGTCGATTACGCCGCAGCAGTTCGCCGAGAACATGAACGGCACCCTCGGGAAATGA
- a CDS encoding LacI family DNA-binding transcriptional regulator, protein MTTRLPERTKPTLATVARQAGVSAPTVSKVVNGRDDVAPETRARILAVLEQAGYQSPVQRRAATESATVVEVVIDVLDSAYTIQVLNGILQFAAVADVEILVSVTGQSTVGAHSPERRAQRILEEGRAGMIVVTSAFSEAQLNAFRRRQIPVVVIDPLNPPSADVVSVGATNWAGGKAATEHLLGLGHRRIAYIGGIEGAECNQARLHGYMAALMAAGVPVDPRYIVSGGRFRTESGVKGLKALLQLDELPTAIFAGSDTIALGVLSEARHHGIRVPEDISLIGFDGTNQGEQSVPSLSSVAQPLEEMGRAALRSLLRQARGEVLDSHRVELATHVIVRESTAPPAA, encoded by the coding sequence ATGACGACCAGATTGCCTGAGCGGACAAAGCCAACGCTCGCCACCGTTGCCAGGCAGGCAGGGGTCTCGGCTCCAACTGTTTCCAAGGTGGTGAACGGCCGGGACGACGTGGCGCCGGAAACCAGGGCGCGGATCCTCGCGGTACTGGAGCAGGCGGGGTACCAGTCGCCCGTGCAGCGCCGCGCAGCCACGGAAAGTGCCACCGTGGTGGAAGTGGTCATCGACGTCCTTGATTCCGCCTACACCATCCAGGTCCTGAACGGCATCCTGCAGTTCGCAGCCGTCGCCGATGTCGAAATCCTCGTGAGTGTGACCGGCCAGTCCACCGTTGGGGCGCACAGCCCCGAACGCCGTGCCCAGCGCATCCTGGAAGAGGGCAGGGCGGGAATGATCGTGGTCACCTCAGCCTTCAGCGAGGCCCAGCTGAATGCGTTCCGGCGCCGCCAGATTCCGGTGGTGGTCATCGACCCGCTCAATCCGCCTTCCGCTGACGTGGTCAGCGTCGGCGCGACAAACTGGGCCGGCGGCAAGGCGGCCACCGAGCATCTGCTGGGGCTGGGGCACCGCCGCATCGCCTACATCGGCGGGATTGAGGGGGCCGAATGCAACCAGGCGCGGCTTCACGGTTACATGGCTGCCCTCATGGCTGCCGGCGTGCCGGTGGACCCCCGGTACATTGTCTCCGGGGGCCGGTTCCGGACCGAGAGCGGGGTCAAGGGACTCAAAGCCCTGCTGCAGCTCGATGAACTTCCCACCGCCATTTTCGCGGGAAGCGACACGATCGCGCTGGGGGTCCTGAGCGAGGCGCGGCACCACGGGATCAGGGTCCCGGAGGACATCAGCCTCATCGGTTTCGACGGCACCAACCAGGGCGAGCAGTCCGTCCCCTCATTGAGCTCGGTGGCCCAGCCCCTCGAGGAGATGGGACGGGCTGCCCTGAGGTCGCTGCTGCGCCAGGCACGCGGGGAAGTCCTCGATTCCCACCGGGTGGAGCTGGCCACCCACGTGATTGTCCGCGAGTCCACCGCCCCTCCCGCCGCCTGA
- a CDS encoding LacI family DNA-binding transcriptional regulator: MSAEGARRRDVTVADVAKAAQVSKAQAARALGNYGAVSDDVRERVLAAAEALSYRPNELARSMNTGKSHTIGVVVGDIENPHFGLATRGITDTAKKDGYNVILVNTDEDREAEVDAVRVLLDKRVDGLIVAPASSVDTGHLQEVHRSGRPMVFIDRTAGDMPVETMAVDMARISREATRYLLDAGHRRIAFISTLRTDAPYTPGMTLESSQIADRIEGMREAFLESGLAFPEDLVRLNAGDEDSIRSTTREVLRGSDRATAVVASDGLIALSVVEAVQELGLSIPADVSFLMYDDFAWTRLTTPPLTVIAQPVYNMGVAAAKALIRQMEGLPPAAPAQFTATLVRRGSVGPCPATTGKPGREQLAGKPA, encoded by the coding sequence ATGAGCGCTGAAGGAGCACGACGGCGGGACGTCACCGTCGCGGACGTCGCAAAGGCAGCCCAGGTCTCCAAGGCCCAGGCCGCCCGCGCGTTGGGCAATTACGGCGCCGTCAGTGACGATGTCCGCGAGCGCGTCCTGGCCGCGGCAGAGGCCCTTTCCTACCGGCCCAATGAGCTTGCGCGCAGCATGAACACGGGCAAGTCGCACACCATCGGCGTGGTGGTGGGAGACATCGAAAACCCCCACTTCGGACTGGCAACCCGGGGCATCACGGACACGGCAAAGAAGGACGGCTACAACGTCATCCTGGTCAATACCGACGAAGACCGCGAGGCGGAAGTGGACGCCGTGCGGGTGCTGCTGGACAAGCGCGTGGACGGGCTGATCGTCGCTCCTGCGTCATCGGTGGACACCGGACATCTCCAGGAAGTGCACCGGTCCGGCCGGCCCATGGTCTTCATCGACCGCACTGCCGGGGACATGCCGGTTGAGACCATGGCCGTGGACATGGCGCGGATTTCGCGCGAGGCTACGCGCTACCTGCTGGATGCGGGGCACCGCCGTATCGCCTTCATTTCCACATTGAGGACCGATGCCCCGTACACCCCCGGAATGACGCTGGAGTCCTCCCAGATCGCCGACCGTATCGAAGGCATGCGGGAGGCCTTCCTGGAATCCGGGCTGGCTTTTCCGGAGGACCTGGTCCGGTTGAACGCGGGCGATGAAGACTCCATCCGCAGCACTACCCGGGAAGTGCTCAGGGGGTCGGACCGGGCCACGGCCGTGGTGGCGTCCGACGGCCTCATCGCCCTCAGCGTTGTGGAAGCGGTCCAGGAACTGGGCCTGTCCATTCCAGCGGATGTTTCATTCCTGATGTACGACGACTTTGCGTGGACCAGGCTTACAACCCCGCCCCTCACAGTCATCGCCCAGCCCGTCTACAACATGGGAGTGGCGGCAGCGAAGGCGCTGATCCGGCAAATGGAGGGGCTCCCGCCTGCCGCTCCCGCACAGTTCACGGCGACCCTGGTGCGGCGTGGGTCAGTGGGGCCGTGCCCGGCCACTACCGGGAAGCCTGGCCGCGAACAGCTGGCGGGAAAGCCCGCCTGA
- a CDS encoding ABC transporter substrate-binding protein yields the protein MKKKNLRPAGIAAAALAAVLALSGCSSTSPASTTENNPYGLIQPGTIRVASLGDSKPYTFADASGNFTGFDVELFKDVAHRAGVDNVVFTGQDFSGLLAAVANGQFDAGVAAIGITDKRKETVDFSDGYLAGYLTVITTKTSGITSAEGLAVKRLGVVQGTLQEAYAVKNFTSASLVRFPDNNTAIAAVNSGSVDAHFLDYEAAKAYEDQHGLVSAADIPSFDAPAGFAVAKGKTAFKEALNKGLAAAMEDGTWKKLYQKWFPGSPMPKQYLPKAEQAASASPAPSK from the coding sequence GTGAAGAAAAAGAACCTCCGCCCGGCCGGAATCGCCGCCGCGGCACTGGCTGCGGTCCTGGCGCTCTCCGGCTGCAGCTCCACCTCCCCCGCTTCCACCACAGAGAACAACCCCTACGGACTGATCCAGCCGGGCACCATCCGCGTGGCCAGCCTGGGCGACTCCAAGCCGTACACCTTCGCCGACGCGTCCGGTAATTTCACCGGCTTCGACGTCGAACTGTTCAAGGATGTGGCCCACCGGGCCGGTGTGGACAACGTCGTCTTCACCGGACAGGACTTCTCCGGCCTCCTGGCCGCAGTGGCCAACGGGCAGTTCGACGCCGGGGTTGCCGCGATCGGCATCACGGACAAGCGGAAGGAAACCGTGGACTTCTCGGACGGCTACCTGGCCGGTTACCTGACGGTGATCACCACCAAGACGTCGGGCATCACGAGCGCCGAGGGCCTGGCCGTCAAGCGCCTGGGCGTGGTCCAGGGGACCCTGCAGGAAGCGTACGCCGTCAAGAACTTCACCTCAGCCAGCCTGGTCCGCTTCCCGGACAACAACACCGCCATCGCGGCCGTGAACAGCGGCAGCGTGGACGCCCACTTCCTGGATTACGAGGCAGCGAAGGCTTACGAGGACCAGCACGGCCTGGTCAGCGCCGCGGACATCCCGTCCTTCGACGCTCCGGCCGGGTTCGCCGTCGCCAAGGGCAAGACGGCCTTCAAGGAAGCCCTGAACAAGGGCTTGGCCGCCGCCATGGAGGACGGCACCTGGAAGAAGCTCTACCAGAAGTGGTTCCCGGGCTCCCCGATGCCCAAGCAGTACCTGCCCAAGGCCGAACAGGCCGCCTCCGCCTCACCGGCACCCAGCAAGTAG
- a CDS encoding amino acid ABC transporter permease, translating into MDWFNTIIRTFFDYGAMAEVLPQLLAVGLLNTLIISIAATVLGTVLGMVVAVMGISPSKWLRVPARIYTDLFRGLLTILTILLIGQGFARLSQSIFGPSPYPLGIIALSLIASAYIGEIFRAGILSVDKGQGEACRALGMSYAKSMALVVVPQGVRRVLPALVNQFIAIVKDSSLVYFLGLLVTERELFRVGQDAAVLSGNLSPLVAAGLFYLVITVPLTHLVNHFDNKFRTGRRRAAPPTSGLKEVKELDAASPLTTGSNT; encoded by the coding sequence ATGGACTGGTTCAACACCATCATCCGTACTTTCTTCGACTACGGCGCTATGGCCGAGGTCCTGCCCCAACTGTTGGCGGTCGGCCTGCTGAACACGCTGATCATCTCCATCGCCGCCACCGTCCTTGGCACGGTGCTGGGGATGGTGGTGGCCGTCATGGGCATCTCACCCTCGAAATGGCTGCGGGTTCCCGCCCGCATCTACACGGACCTCTTCCGGGGCCTGCTTACCATCCTGACCATCCTGCTGATCGGCCAGGGCTTCGCCCGGCTCAGCCAGTCGATCTTCGGCCCGTCCCCTTACCCGCTGGGCATCATCGCGCTGAGCCTGATCGCCAGCGCCTACATCGGGGAGATCTTCCGCGCCGGCATCCTCAGCGTGGACAAGGGCCAGGGCGAGGCCTGCCGCGCCCTGGGGATGAGCTACGCCAAGTCCATGGCCCTGGTGGTGGTCCCGCAGGGCGTACGCCGGGTCCTGCCGGCCCTGGTGAACCAGTTCATCGCGATCGTCAAGGACTCCTCCCTGGTGTACTTCCTGGGCCTGCTGGTCACCGAACGCGAACTCTTCCGCGTGGGCCAGGACGCCGCCGTGCTCTCCGGCAACCTCTCACCCCTGGTGGCGGCGGGCCTGTTCTACCTGGTAATCACCGTCCCGCTGACACACCTGGTAAACCACTTCGACAACAAGTTCCGCACCGGACGCCGCCGCGCCGCGCCGCCCACCAGCGGCCTGAAAGAAGTCAAGGAACTCGACGCGGCCTCGCCGCTCACCACCGGGAGCAACACATGA
- a CDS encoding amino acid ABC transporter ATP-binding protein yields the protein MNTPTKKATTAGPAEAPTFHGSSLELRNVTMAYGDIDVLRNVSLTVAPGTTTCIIGPSGSGKSTLLRGINRLHEPKSGDVLLAGDSILGTNPDTLRTRIGMVFQHFNLFPDHTAEENVALALWSVKGMPKAQAMDRARQRLAEVGLAERADHRPRDLSGGQQQRVAIARALAMEPEVMLFDEATSALDPELVKGVLNLMAGLGGRGMTMLVVTHEMGFARKVADQVVFMDEGEVVEAGTPTQLFDNPRSERLQRFLSEVL from the coding sequence ATGAACACCCCCACAAAGAAAGCCACCACAGCAGGGCCCGCGGAGGCCCCGACATTCCACGGCTCCAGCCTGGAACTGCGCAACGTCACCATGGCATACGGCGACATCGACGTCCTGCGCAACGTCAGCCTCACGGTTGCCCCCGGAACCACCACCTGCATCATCGGTCCCTCCGGCTCGGGCAAATCCACCCTCCTGCGGGGCATTAACCGCCTCCACGAACCCAAAAGCGGCGACGTGCTGCTCGCCGGCGACAGCATCCTGGGCACCAACCCGGACACCCTGCGCACCCGCATCGGCATGGTGTTCCAGCACTTCAACCTCTTCCCGGACCATACTGCGGAAGAAAACGTGGCCCTGGCACTCTGGAGCGTCAAGGGCATGCCCAAGGCCCAGGCCATGGATCGCGCCCGTCAACGCCTGGCCGAAGTAGGCCTCGCCGAACGCGCCGACCACCGACCCCGCGACCTCTCCGGCGGCCAGCAGCAGCGCGTCGCCATCGCCCGCGCCCTGGCCATGGAACCCGAAGTCATGCTCTTCGACGAAGCAACCAGCGCCCTGGATCCTGAGCTGGTCAAGGGCGTCCTGAACCTCATGGCCGGCCTGGGCGGCCGCGGCATGACCATGCTGGTAGTCACCCACGAAATGGGCTTCGCCCGCAAAGTCGCCGACCAGGTGGTCTTCATGGACGAAGGCGAAGTGGTTGAAGCAGGAACCCCCACCCAACTCTTCGACAACCCCCGCAGCGAACGCCTTCAACGCTTCCTCTCCGAGGTGCTCTGA